Part of the Diprion similis isolate iyDipSimi1 chromosome 10, iyDipSimi1.1, whole genome shotgun sequence genome, GATAGCATACCTCAATAATAAACCtaactgtatttttttagGCAAGAACAGTTGATGAACTGTCGAAAATTACTCAACTCACATTTATTAAAGAAATTCGTGTACCGAACAGTGGAAATTAAGGGAACTTGTGTTTTCAGCAGATTCTCATTCACTGTACTGACGAAATTCCGTTTCGGTAGTTCTAGTCCTGAAACAAATTTGGAGATTAGAGGTTATGTTCCGCCGGTCAATGAAGTATGGTTACGTTCGGACAgattaatattgaaattttccgtGAGGCTTTGCTTTTGTGCTTGCGTTTAACTACAGTCCGTAATATGCAGCGGGAATCAATGCTTTCAATCGTTATCATACCGTGATTAGATGCGTGAAGGCGTTGTGCAGCTTTCGCAACTGATTCGTAAGCACGGACAATGCGATAAGCCATTTTTCTGTTCAATGTTAAACTGCCAACTAACGATAACAACGGGAAGTTTGATTAATCAAGCAGCCATTAAGAGGACATTTATAGTTATAAAAGGCCACTGTTTAAGTTACTGTAACGCATTTTACAATATCAATAACAGAAATTCGCATTCGGGCCGAAAGGCGAAAGCCACTCGGTCACAGATTTctatgcatgtatagaagTGTGCGCTCAGTCCGTAAAAAGAGACAGAACATACGCGGTCAGTAcctgtttttttctaacctgAAACGTAACTCTAACGTTAAGCGAAcctgatatgaattttttcgaaaaaaggaTAGAAAAAAGACGGATGAGTGTTGAGTATGAAGAATACATTTgtcttattatatttatcttaTCAAGCAACAGTTTTCGATTGCATAGCTTTTGATTCAAAAGTATAGCCACATCGTTCGTCACGCACTCCAGTGGCAGCCCGCTAAACTATATACTTTGGCCGCACACTAAgaatgcgttccgaaattagcttcCAGTGCTATCAGCAATATGTTATCTCTCTTGCACCTGTGAGTTTGTTACTAGCTCTGtttctgtcctagggagtttctAACGCTGCCAGCTAGttagggtgcgttccgaaattagctggcagcgctaaaaactccctGCGACAGAGCTACTCGTGAACTTGAGAGTGCAATAGAGGTGCAAGATTGTTAACAGCACTAAAAGCTaatatcggaacgcacccGATCAGTAAGTGCATACAAACATGGAGGATCCTGATCATAGACTTATAAGATAGACCGAGCGTTTCTATGAGAGGCACTGACGCTTTCATATGAAGGACAGAGATATCTGGGAGTACTGCTCTCTCTTTTCAATCGGCGTCATGGTGGGAGACAACGGAGCAGTGGAAGTGGAACAGCTTTGCGCCTGTCATATGCGTATTTCTCCTCGTTCTTCTCTACTCAGTCCCCGCCACTAATATCgccagacagagagagaaatactTCGGACATATCTCTGTCCTTTATATCCTTGGTTCAAGCGACTCATAAGAGCGCTCAGTCTATCTTATAAGTCTATGAGCTAGCTTTGGGTAAGAAGCGAATTGCTAGACCGATGTTAGTAACatctagtaagttactaaacTGCTGCTGCTTTTTACTGCCCATGAAATCTTACCATGAGGTTGCATGGGTTGCATATTTCCGCAACAAATGACAAGCTAGCCCTCCATGGCCTCGATGTATATTGCTCCGTGAGTCCGGCATGGAAAGTAGCCGGCGTGATCAAAAATGGCGTCGATTATGTCTTTTAGGTTATTAACGAAACATAAATTGCTATCTAAATATCGAAGAAGTCTATGTGACCCTCGTATATTAAGTTGCAAATGCAGTTCCAACACTGAAAATCACGAGAAATCAAAAGTTTGTGTTAATTTGAGTAACGGGTAAGCAAAACATTCAGACATTTCGTCTAAACTTAACCTCTAACTGATCATAAGGCCTGACCAACAAAGTCACAAATGTCTCCTGATCCCTAATTTTCACGAATAGAGGCTCAAAAACGTGacttgggttttttttttgtttaacgtGAGTTGAAACCGTGATCCTAAATCATCTGATAGAATATCCACCTTTGAGCGTTGGAAAACTGTATTCAATTGATAATTGCATAATTTCATTGCACTATTTGAACGCTGTGATTTATTACACACCAACATCATTTGATTTGATGGTTTTCAGGAATGAGATCACGTTTTCAACGGGTCAATATGCCAAAATGGCAGATGGATGTGCGGTGGCATCGATGGGTGATACCGCCGTCATGGTCACAACGGTCAGTAAAGTGCGAGCTTCGAATAACTCATTTTTACCACTTGTCGTCGACTACAGACAAAAGGCAGCAGCCGCCGGTCGAATACCGACAAACTTTTTCCGCAAGGAACTGGGTCCCACCGAACACGAGATCCTGACGAGTCGCCTGATCGACCGTTCCCTGCGTCCGCTATTCCCAGATAAATATTGCTATGACACTCAAGTGATGTGCAACATTTTGGCCGTCGACGGAGTCAACGACCCAGATGTAATTGCGATAAACGCAGCATCGGCAGCTTTGCATTTGTCAGATATTCCTTGGAACGGACCGGTCGCTGCTGTCAGAATGGGTTTCATTGATGGAGAAATCGTTATAAACCCGACGAGAAAGCAGATGCAAAACAGCGATCTGAATTTAATAATTACCGCGTTGGCGAACAGTCATATTGTCATGCTCGATGGCTCTGCAAACGATATACTTCAACCAGATTTTTTCAGCACATTAAAAACTGGCGTCAAAGAATGTCGGACCATTGCACAAAGTATATCGCAACTGCGAAAACAAAATGGTAAAGCTAAAAGAGAAATCGCGGCAATTCCTGAGATGAAGGAACAGATCAAAGAGTCGATAAGAATTCTTTCAGAACTGCGACTGCGAGAAATATTCACAGATCACGAACACAACAAAATTTCACGAGATAATGCAGTGAATAACATTAGAACAGATGttattgagaaaatgaaacagGAAGATCCCGATATCGATCTTGCTGTTGTAGTGGAAGAGTTTTCAGTGCTTAGCAAAGAGATATTCCGGTCGCTCATCTTTGAAGAGAATGTAAGGTATTTGATATTCTTAATTTTTGTCacttgattttatttcttatcattTCCACTCCAGGGAGTAAAAGTggatgaattttgagaatatatATCTCTACAACCTGTCGTTCAATTCGATTgaggttttattttattcaaaatcatgTAGATGCAGCTTCATTGacatattattttcacaacaattaattaatatgaAGCCTCGTTATTGATTATAATGTCAACCGTTCTGTTCATTGGGATATTTAATGGTGCGTATGATATCTCAGAAATTACTTAGACTGATTTATGACAAATTTGGAAAGAATATTCTCGAATACATTGTCTTGGTCACAAGCctgagtttttgaaaatcatattcattaataattaatacaacATATTGTAAATTCTGGTCAAACAGTtaaatttcaacttcaaatGGTAGCCATTTTGTTAAAATacataataaacaaatttcgtATAATGGCAAGAAGGGTAAACTATCGAAGAATATTGGCTCCGCAGAAGTAAAttggtaaatttatttttgagatATTGTGGGTATCACAAAACATCTCACAGAGTGCAACAGTTGACTTTGTTGTCGATAAAAATACGTCCCGTAAACTGATTTCATTAAAAAGTAGTACGGCTACAGAACTGGGAATAAACTTCTCAAATTAGTATTAGTTTGGGTATAGTTTAATGCTCAATCTACTAACTCTTGATTGATAAGGTGCGACGGGCGAACGCTTGATGAATTGCGTAACATATCGTGCGAAGTTAATCTTCACAACCCCCTCCATGGGTCTGCAGTATTCCAGAGGGGACAAACACAAGTGTTTTGCACAGTAACTCTAGATTCGCCGGAAAGTGCTATGAAAATGGATGCCATTTCTATGCTGACAAGGTAAttagttgaataattatttattgcaaaGATTATAAtgactttttattctttgtgaAAAAGTTAAATGCAGGTTTAAATTATAGCTACTTATAGGGTTGTTCAAGAAAGTGACCCGAATATTCAGATTCAGGGAATCTTAGATTAATCTGACAACTttctgttttcaaaaaaataaaagaaatcgtattttacgtttttcctctttctaaTTTTGGGAAATAGAATATACAATCATGTTTGTGTGTATTGGAGTAACTATAAATATGTGAGTCAACAGTTGGAGAGAGAGAATAACTTAATAAACCAACCGAAGATGCAAAATATTAGGATTGAAATTATTGAGATTACAATCTATATTCTCTGTTTTATTCTAGTGTACTttactttgaatttcaaatgaattgtttgtgtttcttttttccagtggaataaaggaaaaaaagtttttcttgcACTATGAGTTTCCACCATTTGCAACAAATGAAACTGGACGTTCAGGACCGGGTGGACGGAGAGAGATTGGTCACGGTGCTCTTGCTGAGCGAGGACTACGCGCTGTTCTTCCCAAAGACTATCCCTTTACTGTAAGGCTCACTAGCGAGGTGCTAGAATCCAAtggtatgtaaatatataaatcagTCCAGCGTTCTAAAAAGTTCAGGTTGAAGTTCAAAATGTCCAGTGTTTctcacaaaaaaatgaaagaaaatatttttgtgtcTTTCACATACACAGAACTGATGAGCGTTAAATCAGATTTTATATTCGAGAAgatcaaatgtttttttacaaacaaaaCACATTaggttatatatttttttccgatcaGTGAAAAAGCTAAAAATTTAGAGTCAAATGGAAGTGTGAACAGTTGTGACATGATGAAGCAGTAAAATACactgtaattttctttttaaaggTTCTTCATCAATGGCATCTGTTTGCGGTGGAAGTTTAGCACTAATGGATGCCGGTGTTCCAATAACCGCCGCAGCTGCGGGAGTAGCGATGGGTTTGGTTACGAAGTATGATGAAACTAAGCAGATCAGCGACTACAGAGTCCTTACAGATTTATTGGTATATTATACCTGCTAAGTATTGCTTTTTggattgttgtttttcttttagaaATTAGTGTACGTTTCGCTTCCCTTTCGGTGAGGAAAACCACTCGTAGTCCACTTTTtatgcttttatttttaactaaaGTTTGTATGTTAAGCATGTAACGTTGACTTATCGCCAGGGTATCGAAGACTACATGGGCGACATGGACTTCAAACTAGCAGGTACAAAGAAAGGGATCACGGCCATACAGGCAGACGTCAAGATTCCCGGGATTCCGgcaaaaattgtatttgaaGCATTGCAGCAAGGCCACGACGCGAAATCAAAGATCATTGAAATTATGAGATCTGCGATCTCCAAGccgagagaagagaaaaaaccaAATATGCCAGTGTCAGAAATTCTTGAAGTACCCGGTCATAAGCGTGCCAAGTTCGTTGGAATTGCGGGCTCAAATCTTAAAAAGATACTCGTCGAAACTGGAGTTCAGGTTCgagttatttcaatttttatgaagtTTCTCTTTTACTTCAGAAGCTTCATCACTGTATTACATTTGAAGTAATGCagtgtttttttattccctaTTTATGGAAACAAATGTATCACACCGCTTGTTGCAGGTGAATCAAGTCGATGACACAATCTTCTCACTGTTTGCGCCTAACCAAATTGCAATGGACGAAGCAAAAGAAATAATAGATGAGATTCTTACTACGGAACGTGAGCCGGTTTTAGAGTTTGGGGCAATTTATACCGCCAGAATTGTGGAGGTTCGTGACTTGGGAGTGATGGTCACACTGTATCCGAATATGAATCCGACATTGGTCCATAATTCGCAGTTGGATCAACGGAAAATAAATCATCCAAGTGCTCTAAATTTCGAAGTTGGTCAAGAAATACACGTTAAATATTTTGGCCGAGATCCTGTATCTGG contains:
- the LOC124411285 gene encoding polyribonucleotide nucleotidyltransferase 1, mitochondrial gives rise to the protein MASIMSFRLLTKHKLLSKYRRSLCDPRILSCKCSSNTENHEKSKVCVNLSNGNEITFSTGQYAKMADGCAVASMGDTAVMVTTVSKVRASNNSFLPLVVDYRQKAAAAGRIPTNFFRKELGPTEHEILTSRLIDRSLRPLFPDKYCYDTQVMCNILAVDGVNDPDVIAINAASAALHLSDIPWNGPVAAVRMGFIDGEIVINPTRKQMQNSDLNLIITALANSHIVMLDGSANDILQPDFFSTLKTGVKECRTIAQSISQLRKQNGKAKREIAAIPEMKEQIKESIRILSELRLREIFTDHEHNKISRDNAVNNIRTDVIEKMKQEDPDIDLAVVVEEFSVLSKEIFRSLIFEENVRCDGRTLDELRNISCEVNLHNPLHGSAVFQRGQTQVFCTVTLDSPESAMKMDAISMLTSGIKEKKFFLHYEFPPFATNETGRSGPGGRREIGHGALAERGLRAVLPKDYPFTVRLTSEVLESNGSSSMASVCGGSLALMDAGVPITAAAAGVAMGLVTKYDETKQISDYRVLTDLLGIEDYMGDMDFKLAGTKKGITAIQADVKIPGIPAKIVFEALQQGHDAKSKIIEIMRSAISKPREEKKPNMPVSEILEVPGHKRAKFVGIAGSNLKKILVETGVQVNQVDDTIFSLFAPNQIAMDEAKEIIDEILTTEREPVLEFGAIYTARIVEVRDLGVMVTLYPNMNPTLVHNSQLDQRKINHPSALNFEVGQEIHVKYFGRDPVSGAMRLSRKVLQSGAVAPVKKFSSS